In one Dasypus novemcinctus isolate mDasNov1 chromosome 25, mDasNov1.1.hap2, whole genome shotgun sequence genomic region, the following are encoded:
- the E2F6 gene encoding transcription factor E2F6 isoform X2, which produces MQFVSMRKGLKVKRPRFDVSLVYLTRKFMDLVRAAPGGVLDLNKVAARLGVRKRRVYDITNVLDGIDLVEKKSKNHIRWIGSDLSDFGAIPQQKKLQEELSDLSAMEDALDELIKDCAQQLFELTDDKENERLAYVTYQDIHSIRAFHEQIVIAVKAPAETRLDVPAPREDSITVHIRSTKGPIDVYLCEVEQDSTSNKVSEEAGAASESKLPARPGEEENPPQQSEEVLEVSN; this is translated from the exons ATGCAATTTGTGTCCATGAGAA AAGGTCTAAAAGTGAAGAGGCCTCGTTTTGATGTGTCACTGGTTTATTTAACTCGGAAATTCATGGACCTCGTCAGAGCTGCTCCTGGAGGTGTTCTCGACTTAAACAAGGTGGCGGCAAGGCTGGGGGTGCGGAAACGAAGAGTGTACGACATCACCAACGTCTTAGACGGCATCGACCTAGTTGAAAAAAAGTCTAAGAACCACATTCGGTGGAT AGGATCTGATCTTAGTGATTTTGGAGCAATACCCCAGCAAAAGAAGCTACAGGAAGAACTTTCTGACTTATCAGCAATGGAAGATGCTTTGGATGAGTTAATTAAGGATTGTGCTCAGCAGTTGTTTGAATTAACAGatgacaaagaaaatgaaag ACTAGCATACGTGACGTATCAAGATATTCATAGCATTCGCGCCTTCCATGAACAGATTGTTATCGCAGTTAAAGCTCCAGCAGAAACCAGATTGGATGTTCCTGCTCCCAGAGAA GACTCTATAACAGTCCATATAAGGAGCACCAAAGGACCTATTGATGTTTATTTATGTGAAGTGGAGCAGGACAGCACAAGTAACAAAGTGTCTGAAGAGGCAGGGGCCGCCTCCGAAAGCAAGCTTCCAGCACGCCCTGGTGAAG AAGAAAATCCTCCTCAGCAAAGTGAAGAAGTACTTGAAGTGAGCAACTGA